CAAAAAATGTACTGTGCCGTTTTACTCCCAACAACCGGCTTTAAGATCCACTCGTTTTTTTGGATTGGGTCCTTTTTTTATGCCCAAAAACTACTTTCCCACGAATACTGTGGGTGGCACAGCCATTGCAAAGCATCATACCCCGTGGAACAAAAAATGTACCGTACGCTGTCTTCCTGAAGCTTGCAATCTATTTGAACCGTGTTTTTTACTTACTTAATCCAAAAAAAATGGTGTATTACCTATTTTCTTTAAAGTTTTCTATATCCGCAACAGGGATTGCAGCGGCATCCTTTTTTGGTGTGATAGTGCCTTTGACCGTTCAGCGGAATGAATTGTATAAACTGTTGCTTCAGATGAGACCAAAAAAGATATAGCGGAAAGCCCGGCCGTTGCCCAACTAACCTTACTTAAAAAGAGACTTCATAATTAACTTAATACCACTAAAAAGAGTGTAAATGGTACCTGCCATGCCTATAATAGCCAAGGGTAAAATATAATACATCGGAATGGTGTCTTTGTTTAAAAACGAAAAGGTAAAAGCATATGTAGTTAATACCAATAGCGGAATTGCAACCGCTAATCGTTTTAGGCCTTTAACTAAAAGTTGTTTGTCTGTATGTCCTCTTTCTGAACTACTCATTTTTATATAGTTCAATGGCAACTCTAACACTGCCGTGTTTTTTTAACAAATACGCCGCTTCATCTTCTGTAATGGAAAGGGTGTTCATTATCATGCGGGTTCCTCGGTCTACCAACTTATTATTGCTAAGTTGCATATCTACCATTTTATTTCCCTTTACTCGACCCAGTTGAATCATGGCGGTGGTAGAAATCATATTAAGCACTAATTTTTGCGCAGTACCTGCTTTCATACGTGAACTACCAGTTACAAACTCGGGACCTACAATAACAACCACAGGATATTTTGCGGTCTTGTGTAGTGGGCTTCCTAGATTACAAGTAATACAACCTGTAGGGATACCTAGTGCGTTGCATTTTTCCAAGGCACCAATAACGTAGGGTGTAGTTCCAGAAGCTGCGATTCCAATTACGATATCGTTAATGCCAATTTGATGTGCTTTTAAGTCTTCCCAACCTTGGTTGTGAGAATCTTCAGCAAATTCTACAGCTTTTCTAATAGCAGTGTCGCCACCAGCAATGAGTCCGATTACGATTCCGTGATTTAACCCAAATGTGGGTGGAATTTCGCTCGCGTCAACAATACCTAAACGACCGCTGGTGCCTGCGCCAAGATAGAACAGGCGTCCACCGTTTTTAAGTTGTTCCGAAACTTTTTCAGTCAAGACTTCAATTTGCTGTATTGCTTTTTCGACTGCCAGTGGTACTGTCTTATCTTCAGCATTGATGTTTTCAAGCGATTCACGAACACTCATTTTTTCTAAATGATCATAGTGGGAATCTGACTCGGTGATTTTATTGAAATCCATACGGCAAAGTTACAATTTATTGCACGGTATATGAAAGTGTTGAAATTTCAGAAACTCTGAAATAGCCAAGCGGATAGTTATCAGGATTCGTTGTGTTCACAATATTTCCACGTACTGTAGCGGGTTGTGTTTCAAATGGGCCGCCACCATCTTCAGAGCTTTGTTGAAGTAAGGTGAACATAAAGTTATAGAATTGTTGATCTACTCCGCTTAAAAAGAAGGTTACTTCGTCGTTGGGTTCAATGTCTTCAACTAAGTAGAAACCAAAGATTTCATTGCCATCAAAGAATTCATCATAAAAAGTGTCGTAAACATTACCAGCTTCACTTAAGCCTTCAAAAAAGTAGTAATTTTCTACACCGGCTGGGTCTGTAAAGAATGCTTTTAGCTCTATGTCTTCACCAGAGAAGCCGCCATCATTGCGCTGTTCTACAAATTCTAAGGGAGGTACGGTATTTAGAACTTCAGATGCCGTATAAACTTGGCCATTGTAATTAATCTCTAAGGTATAAGTCTCATTGTCTTCTACCGAAATATTTGCCGTGTACACCCCGTTGGAGGTGTGTGTTAATTCACTTGTTCCAGACGCATCTGTAATTGTAACTATTGCATTAGAAACTGTTGGTATTGTTGTTCCAAAAAATGGTGCTGTAGTGGTAATGCGCACATAAACCTGTGATTCATTGGTAGCTAAATCTCTAGTTAGTTTCGCATCTATAACTACTTTTGGAGTGTCTTCATTTAGCTCTATTTCAACAACATCTTCGCATGAAATACTCACAATTGCTACTGCGATAAGTATAAATAGCTTCTTCATCATCATCAAAATTTAAAGTTATAAGTAATTGCGGGGATAATACCGAAAATAGACAAGCGTACAGCTTCATTCTGACCAATATCTGTATTTTCTCTAAAGGAAAGGGAGGCAGCATTTCGTCTATTGTAAATATTGTAAACACTAAATACCCACTCACTCTTCCAACGTTTGGGGTTGTTGGGTTTTGGAGTCCAAGTTGCAGCAATATCTATATGATGAAAAGCTGCGAGTCTACTGCTATTTCTTGCTTCGTACACTGGCACAACAATGTTGTTAAATTCGTATTGCCCGTTGGGAAATGTACTTGGGCGCCCGGTTTGATATATTCCATTTGCGCTAAATGACCATTTTTTGTTAAGCTCGTATTGTGCGGTAACAGAAATATCATGGGGTTTATCCCAAGCAGAATTGTACCATTGTCCGTTGTTGATTCCAATTTCTTCTGTAGTTCTTCCTGGGGTGCGTTGTTCACTTTTTGACAAGGTGTAGGCTATCCAACCCGTTAATTTTCCTTCAGTCTTTCTAAATAATA
This Rasiella rasia DNA region includes the following protein-coding sequences:
- a CDS encoding DUF6095 family protein, producing MSSSERGHTDKQLLVKGLKRLAVAIPLLVLTTYAFTFSFLNKDTIPMYYILPLAIIGMAGTIYTLFSGIKLIMKSLFK
- the murQ gene encoding N-acetylmuramic acid 6-phosphate etherase translates to MDFNKITESDSHYDHLEKMSVRESLENINAEDKTVPLAVEKAIQQIEVLTEKVSEQLKNGGRLFYLGAGTSGRLGIVDASEIPPTFGLNHGIVIGLIAGGDTAIRKAVEFAEDSHNQGWEDLKAHQIGINDIVIGIAASGTTPYVIGALEKCNALGIPTGCITCNLGSPLHKTAKYPVVVIVGPEFVTGSSRMKAGTAQKLVLNMISTTAMIQLGRVKGNKMVDMQLSNNKLVDRGTRMIMNTLSITEDEAAYLLKKHGSVRVAIELYKNE
- a CDS encoding DUF4249 family protein yields the protein MKKLFILIAVAIVSISCEDVVEIELNEDTPKVVIDAKLTRDLATNESQVYVRITTTAPFFGTTIPTVSNAIVTITDASGTSELTHTSNGVYTANISVEDNETYTLEINYNGQVYTASEVLNTVPPLEFVEQRNDGGFSGEDIELKAFFTDPAGVENYYFFEGLSEAGNVYDTFYDEFFDGNEIFGFYLVEDIEPNDEVTFFLSGVDQQFYNFMFTLLQQSSEDGGGPFETQPATVRGNIVNTTNPDNYPLGYFRVSEISTLSYTVQ